A single genomic interval of Lathyrus oleraceus cultivar Zhongwan6 chromosome 7, CAAS_Psat_ZW6_1.0, whole genome shotgun sequence harbors:
- the LOC127101718 gene encoding uncharacterized protein LOC127101718, which produces MNIPKECDNKRSKEFKKVYVSGKCMEFSPEIINRFMGKSEEEQAEVEVKEWLRKGKLSAGLLSVKYAVLHRIGATNWVPTNHTFNIAIGLGKFIYIVGIKTKFDFRSYVFDQTMKNMPITFPSFIYCVILSQHPGILISSNVACKRESPLSLHYRLFTGKHAPDIVMTFGKETDSSISKDGMIVELEDTCKALDETIKTCTKNKIRLESLIKALTKEGIYGNMDGYVEEEENEEDENVDTNAIIGEEIDVSSDI; this is translated from the exons ATGAATATTCCAAAGGAATGTGATAACAAAAGGAGTAAGGAGTTCAAAAAAGTGTATGTGAGTGGAAAGTGTATGGAATTCTCTCCAGAAATCATTAATAGGTTCATGGGCAAAAGTGAAGAGGAACAAGCTGAAGTGGAG GTAAAGGAATGGCTAAGAAAAGGAAAACTGTCAGCTGGTTTATTGAGTGTGAAGTATGCAGTACTTCATAGAATTGGAGCTACTAATTGGGTCCCAACAAATCATACTTTCAACATTGCTATAGGGTTGGGTAAGTTCATTTACATTGTAGGAATCAAAACCAAGTTTGACTTTAGGTCCTATGTTTTTGACCAAACCATGAAGAATATGCCTATAACATTTCCCTCCTTCATTTATTGTGTGATTCTGAGTCAACACCCTGGTATCTTGATCAGTTCAAATGTTGCCTGCAAGAGAGAATCTCCTCTTTCTTTGCATTATAGGTTGTTTACAGGGAAACATGCCCCAGACATTGTCATGACATTTGGTAAGGAAACTGACAGCTCAATCTCTAAGGATGGAATGATTGTTGAACTGGAAGATACATGCAAGGCCTTGGATGAAACCATCAAAACTTGCACTAAAAATAAAATCAGACTGGAAAGTCTGATCAAAGCTTTAACCAAGGAGGGTATTTATGGTAATATGGATGGTTATgtggaagaagaagaaaatgagGAGGATGAGAATGTTGATACAAATGCTATTATTGGTGAAGAAATAGATGTCAGTTCTGACATCTGA